Genomic window (Pseudopipra pipra isolate bDixPip1 chromosome 7, bDixPip1.hap1, whole genome shotgun sequence):
TGCAGAAGAGGGAGAGTACAGCATACCTTCCACCTCAGGCCCTCCCCTGTACGTTGTTCAATCTACATTTGAGCTCAGGCAGTTGTGAACTGCACAGATTGAATTTGCACAAGCCCTAAACAGCCTCTGTTTCTCCCACGTACCATAAATGGTACATATCCCAGGAGGGATTAGCAATAAAAACatcaaagcaaaaaacccacccatCTTCTATAACGAGCTAAGGCTGGCAGACCAGGAACTTCGATTCCCACTAAGTGGGCACTGTGGAAAAGAACTGTGCTTCCAATGGAGAAGAAGCCCCTGCCCAGACTCCTAAAATGTTTACCTGGGGTTATCGGAAAGGCGAAGGTAGCAGCGGACGACATGTTTCAGCAGCCGTGCTGATGGCTCCTTGGAGAGCTGCAGGACCATTTTACCCTGTTTGACAGAGGCCAGTGCCACCAGTTAAAGTCTTTATAAGAACAGCTTCACGATCAGCAGAGACTGGGAAAGGCCATTAGATCACTTGCTCTGGCTtcccacacagcacagcccatTAACTTTCATCTGGATACCCCTGCATGGAGCCTGGCACTGCTTGCCAAAATGCCTTTGAGAAGGTATGACTTGGAAAGGGTTCTCCCAGCAGCTTAGGGAAAGCTTGTCTCATCTCTGTTTGGTTTTTACCTTCCCAGGTAAAAACCAGTGGTCCAGCTCTTTGTGAAATTAAAGAGAACCTGGGGTTTCCACCACTTGTGGAAGACAGACACATCTCAAACACTTTGATAAGCTCAGGCTGAGTCACCCCATGAGGTGTGTTCCAAGCTCCGCAACACTCCCTATTCTCATCTGCATTCCCTTCATTTCAACATCCTTTTAAGAGTGTTTTAAGTTTATTAGCAATAGCCTGGGAAGCCATGCCAAAAGACTGAGCTAACCCACACCACATGTAGCAAGATCCACATCTGGTCTTAGCATGCACCCAAGagttgtattttctctttctgctacATCCCTCAtgaagctgctccagggaggCAAGGCCAGGGCAGATCTCCCCGGCCCAGCTTCCGTTCCTCACACTAAGTAAGACTTTGCACATGGCTGCACCTTTGAACACGCCCAGTCAAGTAAACAGTGCAGCTGCCTTCACACGCCTGCTCTGAAGGAATTTAACAGACTGCTTACTTGTACTGACTTCAGGAGTCAATCAAATCTGCCCAacaagttggtttttttcctgtaaactACTTTGGCTAGCACTAACCATTTTCCTCATTAGCCAAAGTCACCTGTATTTGGATATCCAGGCAGTTAGCAATTAGTAGGTCCCCCTCATCTGCCCTTTTTCAAGCTTCCTGTTCTCAGCAATTCCCCAGGATACcaatatttcttcaaaataaagaaTTGCAAACTCCTCCAACATTTCCCAGATGGAAAATACTAACTTCCTCTTTTAAAAGCATCTAATACTTGTGTAAAATCTTACTCAGTTACCAGCAGACACAAAAGTAAATCATCACTCTCATGAGATAGGAGGTACACTAAACCGATTTTTGAAAGCACTGTGGAATATTGGTCCTGTCAGTGCTTCACCCAGTGACAGGACTATACCACAGCTAGGACTTCTTCCATGCTAACACTGCTTTACACACCCACATCCTTCTGTGTTCAAGGAACAATTCATGTTTGGGAATGGTAtggtctccttccttcccctatCCCAGAGTTTCTAATTACATCCTTCACTTTGCCATCGAGCCAGATGTACTTCTATcaaagttgatttttttcttgaatgcAAAAATCATGTCACATTAAACGTTATGGATATCAGCTCACAATCATTcatattttcctgtttgtggGTGAATTAGGAGGTAACGTTTTCTTTACATTTGCaaaaacagacaaataaatGTTCCTAATGAAAGCACAGCATTTAGTCAGAGAACCAGCATTGCTAAGTGCTTAACTTACTGCTGCATTTTCTTCTCCTGAGActgctctttaaaaaacaaacaaatgcatACAAAAGCATGGCAGTAACTATTCCAGGGCAAGCATGTGTTCCCCTCGGTGAGCTCAAAGATAAAGCTCAAGCTGGGGCTATTACTTCTGGGATGAAAAAATTATGAGTACCCAAACTTGTCCATTACAGGGAACAGGGGATGGACAGAAGTTGTCTGCTCTCTCCGTGTTCCAACACAAAAATTAGAGTATATGCAGCAGCCAGTAGGAGCCAGattcaacaaagaaaaaaaggagagtggCATTCCAGGCAGCAAACAGGAAAGTTGTGAATCTCCTTGGTCAAAGACACTGTGGATGCATAATGTTTCTATGGGTTCAAGGATAGGAACACTGGTGtttacagcacagaaaacccacAACTGGCCCCAGAAATCCAAAGCTCAAAGTAGGTGACAGCTATGAGACTGTTATGACAACAAGTATCATATACTTGCCCTGCTCCTACTCCTTCACTCAACCTGCTGCTCTTTCAGCCTGTTGTGAGAGACAGAAATGGGATGTGGATTCATGATCTGAACTGTGTGATCATTCTTACacaaaattaaatcaatttaCATTCCACCAACAACTCTGAAaactcttttccctctctggagaGGTTTACCTGTTTTATCTTGAGGACTCAGGATGTGTTCTCTTGATATGCAAAACAGAGATATCCAGAGGAAACATGGAAGCAGAGAGCTACAGTGTCACAAGCAATTAACCCAAGAATGATTTGCCTCCCTCATCCTGTGCTCCAGCCAGACAACAGTAAAGTTGCTGTTGAAGAAGCTGGCTGCTACAGTGTCATTCTGTCTttcttaaatacaaaaaaaaaaaaaactttaaaaacaaatgatCTTACCAGTATCATGGCAACATGGGAAAACCGCTCATAAGTCTGACAGATGTAAGCCAGCCCTGTGTCATCCAGGAGGATTTTCTGAAGAATAAACGTAGCAACCTAGAAAggggagaaagcagaaaacaaagcctAAAAACAACTTATCTACCCTGAaaagggacagcctttgtgtggTGCTCTTTTCAaggcagccccagagctgaaAGGCCTTTCAGTAGGCAGCAAATGCTTTATTCAGTGAAAAttaaaagccaaaagaaaatgCAGGACAGTACACAATGCTTGGCATCTGTCTAAAGAAAAGAGATGTAAACAAATCAGAGTGTACAAGATGACTGGGTGCAGGTTGCATAAGACAGCAACTACTGCTGGGCCACTCAAGAGCAGCCtcaggttttggtttgtttggtttttgagAAGGTAAAAACTCCACCCAGACTTGTCCCAGCATTTCCAACAGGACAAAAGCCAACTCTGCAGGGTACCTGCTCCTGGTCAGTCAGAGATGAACAACAGAAAGTCTttattaagacaaaaaaaacagGTACCGTTTTGGAGAGTTCACTGCCAGACTCCATAATGCGTAAGCACAGGGGGATAATTTCTGTTGTCAATAAGAAATTTATCACTTCTTGCTCGTCAGTTTTCACCAAGGCACcttgaaggaaaaacaaaacacaaaaatcaataaacaataaattttttcaaaaaatctcACCTTTCAAAgagggcctgggctctgccaTCCCCAGGAACCATTCAGTCTGAACAGCAGGCAGAGCAACTGTTATCCTAAATATGTTGCAGCACATGGCTGGAGAAGAAATCATTTTGGCAGCCTAAAAGTAATCAAGCTGAgtttgggggttgtttgttttttggaaAGGGGATACACTCTTGGTTCTCCCTCAGCAGTAACACAAACACAAGAGGATCATGCCACCCACAGCAACCTCTGGGAGGAAGAAATGCATTTTGAGACACTCTTACTTCACACATCGAGAGAGAAAGGTTTGgggtagaaagaaaaaaaaccaggataAGGGGAAGACAGGGCAAATACACCTAAGTCAATAAATGACAGAAACCCAAAGAAAACCCAGCCTGCACCCACCTATCCCAATGTCTagctgggagggctgagggtgAAGGCAAGACAAGTCTGCAGGTGCTTGTACtcacagaaatatatttttgtatttttagtcTTCAGTGGGTTTTTTGTAAGTGAAAAGCTCAGTTCCTACACACTAAAAGGAACTTAGTGGAATTGCCTCCACAAAGAAACAGCTGCTCCTCTTAATACTACAGGACTCAGAAGATCTCAATATAAAGAAACCTCTGACTTTGTCACGCAAGTCTCTTTGCCCACAGCATGAACTGCTCTAACTCAACAGGACACCACTGCTCCAGCATTAGTCTGGCTGCTTACCAATCACTCCGAGGCTCGTGAGCCGCAGGTACTCAAACGGACGTGTCTTGCTGACTGTGTGCAGGAAGGGGTACAGGAAGAGAGGGATATGAGCTGCCAGAAAAGCTGACCTGTGGGAAAGGGAGAACACACAATGTGAGCAACAAGGAAAGCAAAGTGAGCGTACAATCCAGCACTACCACACAGAGCTTTAGGCTGCTGGACAccattgctgctgctccttAAAAGTGTGTAACAGTTCTATCTCTGATAGAAAGGCATGAAGTAAATTCTGCACTCGGCACAGCACAAAACCTGATCAGAGCACCTGATCTGTCAGTTGCCTGCATCGCTGCTTCCAGCTGACCAGGAACAGAGCACATGTTTTTATTACCTCTTCCTGCTACCCAGACCCTCTGCTATGCACATTCACTGTCACATTTCACTCTGCAGGCTCTCACTGGCAAGGACAGTCATCCTCATGCATGACAGAAATACAGAGTGGCTAACTCTAGGCATCACCACAGTTTAAATGTGCACAGACACCTTTTCCCCAAGAGCCCTCACACTGCCTTCTGGCAGTAGTGAAAAATACAGACTGCAGGGAGAAACCTGGAGATTGCTCTGCTAGCAGAGGGAAGCTCTCTTGCACGATCATCCAACATACTTCTTCCATTTTCAGTGTtcaaattttaaatgtaaaggTGAGTACTGTAAAACTACCCTATTTATTTGGTTATCTCATGGAGGGTTGCTGTGTAACACTGCTTTGCAGCAGCTCGAAAACAacttcagctgtgctgctgctcagcaggaacaGAAGCATGAGATTATGGATCTCTGGGTAGTATAAGCTACTGATTTTGGCTGAACCAACATCATATTTTCCCCTGCTGACATTGGCTGGGCACAGACTGAGAAAATCTGAAGTCAGACATTGGCTGAGGACTCCAGAAATGGCTCTGCTACTGCTCCCTTACCTCATGCAGTCTCTGGGAAGGACAGTCCTACCCATTCCAGCCTTTCAACAGCTGGTCTAAATAACTGTAAGCTGCTTGTCTAAATAGATGTAAGCTCATTAAAACAAGAATCCTGCACACAGCACTGAACACAAAGGTGCCCTTAGCTCTGGTTGACCTTCCAAGAGCTGCCACAACGGAATGTTTTGGAAATTTGCAAAACCTTAGGATGATCCAAGGGATGCAACGCATTTAGAACCACCACAAAGCTGTATCCTGATAATCCATACAAACAAGTGAAAGCAGCAGGCAGCTGTCTATCTACCAGCTTTATGGTCTGTTTCACTTCTCTAGGTAAAAGAGAAAGGAGCTTATGTACTTCTGGAGTCAAACACACAGGCTGAGCTGTCAACATCAACACCTCTGAAAACTCACACATTTGGAAATGCTTACCTTGTTTCAGGGTGTGATGCAACACACTGTAGCAGAGCTAAAGCATTGCAGACTCTGTTGGACTGATGGGCTGTCAAAGTTGGAGGGTTGATGGATGGGTAAATATTTACAATTTCCTAAAAATTAACAGATATAGAGAagttaaaggagaaaaataccAGAAAGCTACCCCAAAGCACATGCCTAGCAAGGAACTGCAGTGACAGCAGATGACAGTCTGCTTTCACCAAGCATCGCTTTGAAGTTACAACAGAGCCACCATGCTGCCcagcaaaggcagagctgggtcAGAGTCAATTTGACAAGGAGTCACAGGAATGCATTCAAACCCTTAGTTTCAGTAAAAAAAGGTTCATTTGATTTCTTGGCTCTTTACTACTGTAGGCTCTGTTTTGAACTTCCAGATCAAAGAGGCATCCTACAGGCAGAGGACACCCACTCTGCTTACAGTGTAGCTGCTGGTACTCTAACTCAATGCAGGGGAAGCAGCTGAGGCTGAGAAATCCAATTCAGAAATCTGCCTGC
Coding sequences:
- the CNOT9 gene encoding CCR4-NOT transcription complex subunit 9 isoform X2, which translates into the protein MPTHLFCPLRSCFTSSLHCRGKEEPVPTALAQVDREKIYQWINELSSPETRENALLELSKKRESVPDLAPMLWHSFGTIAALLQEIVNIYPSINPPTLTAHQSNRVCNALALLQCVASHPETRSAFLAAHIPLFLYPFLHTVSKTRPFEYLRLTSLGVIGALVKTDEQEVINFLLTTEIIPLCLRIMESGSELSKTVATFILQKILLDDTGLAYICQTYERFSHVAMILGKMVLQLSKEPSARLLKHVVRCYLRLSDNPRAREALRQCLPDQLKDTTFAQVLKDDTTTKRWLAQLVKNLQEGQVTDPRGIPLPPQ
- the CNOT9 gene encoding CCR4-NOT transcription complex subunit 9 isoform X1 encodes the protein MHSLATAAPVPTALAQVDREKIYQWINELSSPETRENALLELSKKRESVPDLAPMLWHSFGTIAALLQEIVNIYPSINPPTLTAHQSNRVCNALALLQCVASHPETRSAFLAAHIPLFLYPFLHTVSKTRPFEYLRLTSLGVIGALVKTDEQEVINFLLTTEIIPLCLRIMESGSELSKTVATFILQKILLDDTGLAYICQTYERFSHVAMILGKMVLQLSKEPSARLLKHVVRCYLRLSDNPRAREALRQCLPDQLKDTTFAQVLKDDTTTKRWLAQLVKNLQEGQVTDPRGIPLPPQ